The Oncorhynchus keta strain PuntledgeMale-10-30-2019 chromosome 17, Oket_V2, whole genome shotgun sequence genome has a window encoding:
- the LOC118396452 gene encoding gamma-crystallin M2-like yields the protein MTSTGMNMNSKITFYEDRNFQGRSYECSSDCPDMSSYLSRCQSCRVESGCFMVYDRPNYMGSQWFMKRGEYSDYQRMMGMNDIRSCRMIPMHRGSYRMRIYERENFGGQMHEMMDDCDDIMGRYRMNNCMSCNVMDGHWLMYEQPQYRGRMMYMRPGEYRNFNQMSMSSMGMRFMSMRRINESCY from the exons ATGACCTCCACCGGCATGAACATGAACAGCAAA ATCACCTTCTACGAGGACAGGAACTTCCAGGGTCGTTCTTATGAGTGCAGCAGCGACTGCCCTGACATGTCCTCCTACCTGAGCCGCTGCCAGTCCTGCAGGGTTGAGAGCGGCTGCTTCATGGTCTACGACCGCCCCAACTACATGGGAAGCCAGTGGTTCATGAAGAGGGGAGAGTACTCTGACTATCAGCGCATGATGGGAATGAATGACATCAGATCCTGTCGCATGATCCCCATG CACAGAGGATCTTACAGGATGAGGATCTACGAGAGGGAGAACTTCGGAGGTCAGATGCACGAGATGATGGACGACTGTGACGACATCATGGGTCGTTACCGCATGAACAACTGCATGTCCTGCAACGTGATGGACGGCCACTGGCTCATGTACGAGCAGCCCCAGTACAGAGGCAGGATGATGTACATGAGGCCTGGAGAGTACAGAAACTTCAATCAGATGAGCATGAGCTCTATGGGCATGAGGTTCATGAGCATGAGGCGTATCAATGAGTCCTGTTACTAG